One window from the genome of Acidobacteriota bacterium encodes:
- the secE gene encoding preprotein translocase subunit SecE, which produces MLDNVKSAPGKALEGVTGSFGNLRNFLKEVRNELKRVTWPSRKEVYATTLVVIMTSIFFGVYLFLLDQVFEKSVLSLFHYFGAK; this is translated from the coding sequence ATGCTCGACAACGTGAAGTCCGCGCCAGGCAAGGCTCTCGAGGGAGTGACGGGGTCGTTTGGCAACCTCCGTAACTTCCTGAAAGAGGTGCGCAACGAGCTCAAGCGGGTCACCTGGCCGTCGCGCAAGGAAGTCTATGCGACGACGCTGGTCGTCATCATGACGTCGATCTTCTTTGGTGTGTATCTGTTCCTGCTCGACCAGGTGTTTGAGAAGAGCGTCCTGTCGCTGTTCCATTACTTCGGTGCCAAATGA
- the tuf gene encoding elongation factor Tu (EF-Tu; promotes GTP-dependent binding of aminoacyl-tRNA to the A-site of ribosomes during protein biosynthesis; when the tRNA anticodon matches the mRNA codon, GTP hydrolysis results; the inactive EF-Tu-GDP leaves the ribosome and release of GDP is promoted by elongation factor Ts; many prokaryotes have two copies of the gene encoding EF-Tu): EGVEMIMPGDNTQITAELIQPVAIEKGSKFAIREGGRTVGAGTVTEIIA; this comes from the coding sequence GGAGGGCGTGGAGATGATCATGCCCGGGGACAACACGCAGATTACGGCGGAGTTGATCCAGCCGGTGGCGATTGAGAAGGGCTCGAAGTTCGCGATCCGGGAAGGCGGCCGCACGGTGGGCGCCGGGACGGTCACGGAGATAATTGCCTAG
- the rpmG gene encoding 50S ribosomal protein L33: MRDMITLACNECKRRNYHTTKNKKKTTERLELKKFCPWCRAHTAHRETK, translated from the coding sequence ATGCGGGACATGATTACGCTGGCGTGCAACGAGTGCAAGCGCCGGAACTACCACACTACGAAGAACAAGAAGAAGACGACAGAACGTCTGGAACTCAAGAAGTTCTGTCCGTGGTGCCGGGCGCACACGGCTCACAGGGAGACGAAATAG